The Desulfobotulus pelophilus genomic sequence GTTGTACACCGGACTTCCTCCGGGTGCATACCCCGTACCCGTTCAAAGGCTTTTTCCGCCGAAGCTACCAGCACTTCATACTGTTTAAAATACGGTGCAAAATCCATTAGGATCCTTTCCTGAAGCAGCACGTAACGGCCTGCCTGTTTCCATTTAAAATACCCACTTCCTATACCATCCGCAGAAAGACTGTTCAACCGAAGAACGGACGGCACAGACTCACCCAGCTATTCCGCCCGGTGTTCCACGTGGAACTTTCCGGGACGGCACAGAGGATGTTTCACGTGGAACCTTCTTCACGATTCTTCCTGAAGGAACTTCCAGAGATGCATCATGCCCATAGCCCATTCCTCCCTGAACTGTGCCCTGCTTTTCCGCACGCTTCTCAACGAAAACAGACGAATCCGAAGCATCCTGCCAGTCCTCCTGCTCCGCATCGCCGGCAGAGTGCCCGTCCATACGCTGCCAGAAAACCCTCTTGTCACCATATGTTTTGCGCAACCAGGAGAGATATTGGAGGTGATTCGGAAGATCTCCATAGCTGGAGATGAGAGAATCGAGAACCTCCAGGGTCTCGCAGTAGGCCACCGCCTTACCATAGGCCCTGAACCGTGCTTCATCAAGGATCCCTTCAACCAGCGCCCGAAAACACAGAGATTGCCCTAGTGGAGAGCCAGCCGCATCAAATTTCCCCTGTATGCGTAGCACAGCCGTGTAATCATAGGAAGACAGGGCATCCAACCGCTCTGCAAGCAGCCTTTCTGCCTCCTTCACCGCATTCACGGAAAGAAGAAGGTTCAGGCCGGAATAAAGACTTGTGGTGTGTCGGGCAGTTTCCGGCGCAGAAGCAAGGAAGGCTTCCTTTTCATCGGCATCACAAACATCCAGGAGGGCCAGCAGGTAGTCCGCTGAAGGCTGAGCACCATAACGTTCCCTTCGAATCTGGAACAGCATTTCCCGGTCATCCATGGCACCATACACCTTATCCAAGAGGTCCAGCCTTTCCAGCTCACGGTCACCCCAGTCACCTGCCAGCCATGCAAGAGCCGCTTCAGGCCCCTCATAATCCAGATAGGCCT encodes the following:
- a CDS encoding DUF6880 family protein; protein product: MENSNHGSDAKGKEALMSLDLDTVGRFLEDLAEKDPRIRERVEALYRSSDASALSDYLKERLDHFHALPESLGFRDLFPLARDCRAFLSDTSILMAPLDAGVALDLVDRFLDMDRVLEGLEDGGGPLQSVFGDACDLWLTLAAESGLAMDWSSRILEHFLKDRFGVRVNLLRHADILLPADQLEKLAERMVSDAEDKAMDAGGEWYRYRLAMGLRYLSQVLRDPELMARSVTLVQSEPSPRQIGDIVQAYLDYEGPEAALAWLAGDWGDRELERLDLLDKVYGAMDDREMLFQIRRERYGAQPSADYLLALLDVCDADEKEAFLASAPETARHTTSLYSGLNLLLSVNAVKEAERLLAERLDALSSYDYTAVLRIQGKFDAAGSPLGQSLCFRALVEGILDEARFRAYGKAVAYCETLEVLDSLISSYGDLPNHLQYLSWLRKTYGDKRVFWQRMDGHSAGDAEQEDWQDASDSSVFVEKRAEKQGTVQGGMGYGHDASLEVPSGRIVKKVPRETSSVPSRKVPRGTPGGIAG